A section of the Cololabis saira isolate AMF1-May2022 chromosome 6, fColSai1.1, whole genome shotgun sequence genome encodes:
- the LOC133446365 gene encoding trace amine-associated receptor 13c-like gives METQDGADLCFPQLPNISCKENVSFGSKRKLSQIILSLISLLIVALNLLVIISVFHFRQLHTPTNILLLSLAVTDFLVGLLLMPFEILRLTSCWILGDLMCILLDCMAYCITSASVGIMVLISVERYVAICDSLHYPTRVTVRTVKLCVCLCWVCSVCFNSLFVKDDLINPGKHSSCYGECVLDVDYTLGTVDLVITFIIPVTVIVVLYMGVFVVALSHARAMRSHITAPAFHLSVTAAPKKSELKAARNLGVLIVVFLTCFCPYYCFSLAGSFDHNSGYFHVYLFYFNSCINPVIYAMLYPWFRKAVKLIVTLQILKPGSSDANIL, from the exons ATGGAGACCCAGGATGGAGCAGACCTCTGTTTTCCACAATTGCCCAACATCtcctgcaaagaaaatgtatcttTTGGGTCAAAACGGAAACTGTCTCAGATAATATTGTCCCTCATCTCTCTTCTGATTGTAGCTCTCAACCTTCTTGTCATCATATCAGTCTTCCATTTCAG GCAGCTCCACACTCCAACTaacatcctcctcctctctctggcTGTCACAGATTTTCTTGTGGGTCTCCTGTTGATGCCGTTTGAAATCCTCAGACTCACATCATGTTGGATCCTTGGTGATCTGATGTGTATTCTGCTTGATTGTATGGCATATTGTATCACATCTGCCTCAGTTGGAATTATGGTTCTCATATCAGTCGAGCGCTATGTAGCCATCTGTGATTCTCTGCATTATCCAACCAGAGTTACTGTGAGAACAGTTAaactgtgtgtttgtctgtgttgGGTGTGCTCTGTTTGCTTCAACAGTTTATTTGTCAAAGATGACCTGATTAATCCAGGCAAGCATAGTTCCTGTTATGGAGAATGTGTATTAGATGTTGACTACACGTTAGGAACTGTAGATCTTGTCATAACCTTTATTATTCCAGTTACAGTCATTGTAGTTCTGTATATGGGAGTGTTTGTGGTGGCTCTGTCTCACGCTCGTGCCATGCGCTCTCACATCACAGCTCCCGCATTTCATCTTTCAGTAACAGCAGCACCAAAGAAATCTGAGCTGAAAGCAgcaagaaatcttggtgttctaattgttgtgtttttgacatgtttttgcCCTTATTATTGTTTTTCCCTTGCAGGTTCCTTTGATCACAATTCTGGATATTTTCATGTTTATCTGTTCTACTTTAATTCGTGTATAAACCCTGTGATCTATGCAATGTTGTACCCCTGGTTTAGAAAAGCAGTAAAACTCATCGTCACACTTCAGATTTTGAAGCCAGGTTCCAGTGACGCCAACATATTGTAG